A stretch of Physeter macrocephalus isolate SW-GA chromosome 6, ASM283717v5, whole genome shotgun sequence DNA encodes these proteins:
- the TSPO gene encoding translocator protein, producing the protein MIWKELGGFSKEAVVPLGLYAGQLALNWAWPPLFFGARQMGWALVDLLLMGGVAAATAVAWHQVSPPAACLLYPYLAWLAFAATLNYCVWRSNQDHSRGRRLSE; encoded by the exons ATGATCTGGAAAGAGCTGGGGGGCTTCTCGAAGGAGGCTGTGGTTCCCCTGGGCCTCTACGCTGGGCAGCTGGCTCTGAACTGGGCATGGCCTCCCCTCTTCTTCGGTGCCCGACAAATGGGTTGG GCCCTGGTGGACctcctgctgatgggtggagtgGCGGCAGCCACGGCCGTGGCCTGGCACCAGGTGAGCCCACCGGCCGCCTGCCTGCTCTACCCGTACCTGGCCTGGCTGGCCTTTGCGGCCACGCTCAACTACTGCGTCTGGCGGAGCAACCAAGACCACAGCCGTGGCCGTCGGCTCTCGGAGTGA